From Diadema setosum chromosome 5, eeDiaSeto1, whole genome shotgun sequence, the proteins below share one genomic window:
- the LOC140228345 gene encoding uncharacterized protein: protein MSHVPNDNPVGKNGGRVILWMIPRSISTAFTKCMSGIPGCEVWMEPFAFCQFALTELEKIGIKDEQLSYDGHEKEFQTAAEAMEKYFPQSNIFPDRLQFATIKKELEESTSKYVFVKDESIAMPTDQGRQFIPKGYQHAFLIRHPLLVYKSMRKAFFVQYQENGKLKSNETDESSFDFRPYAKEDGVDAVFQQHHDLWTYIRNHANSSPLVIDSSALLTNPAPVLREFCEAVGFPYSESLLHWSGSPEVAKSWKWAGDNMYKNEAFLGVAKYSTHFTPPAAVPAWEEVTDDVRELAEKAMPYYEDMLQQRPIE from the exons ATGTCTCATGTACCGAATGACAACCCTGTTGGCAAAAACGGAGGCCGTGTGATTCTCTGGATGATACCCAGATCGATCTCGACGGCGTTCACGAAATGCATGTCGGGGATTCCAGGCTGCGAGGTGTGGATGGAACCGTTCGCCTTCTGCCAGTTTGCCTTGACGGAACTAGAGAAGATTGGGATTAAAGACGAACAATTGAGCTATGATGGCCACGAGAAGGAGTTTCAGACAGCTGCTGAGGCTATGGAGAAATATTTTCCACAGTCAAACATCTTTCCAGACAGACTTCA GTTTGCCACAATCAAGAAGGAGTTGGAGGAATCAACCAGTAAATATGTTTTTGTCAAAGATGAAAGCATAGCTATGCCAACCGATCAGGGAAGACAATTCATCCCAAAAGGATACCAACACGCCTTCCTTATCCGGCATCCTCTACTCGTGTACAAGTCGATGAGAAAGGCGTTTTTCGTCCAGTACCAAGAAAATGGCAAGCTGAAGTCCAACGAAACTGATGAAAGTTCCTTCGACTTCCGCCCCTATGCCAAGGAGGATGGCGTCGATGCTGTCTTCCAGCAGCATCACGATCTCTGGACCTACATACGAAATCATGCCAACTCGTCACCGTTGGTCATCGATTCGTCTGCTCTTCTCACCAACCCCGCACCGGTACTTCGAGAGTTCTGTGAAGCCGTGGGTTTCCCCTACTCAGAGTCGCTCCTACACTGGTCCGGGTCGCCTGAGGTAGCCAAGTCATGGAAATGGGCAGGTGATAACATGTATAAGAATGAAGCCTTCTTGGGCGTGGCCAAGTACAGCACCCATTTCACTCCACCAGCAGCGGTCCCGGCCTGGGAAGAGGTAACAGACGATGTGCGGGAGCTCGCTGAGAAAGCGATGCCGTACTACGAGGACATGCTTCAGCAACGGCCTATTGAGTAG
- the LOC140228735 gene encoding glyoxylate reductase/hydroxypyruvate reductase-like produces MDTGKKPKVYVTRRIPQEGLDLLSKDCEVSMWDSDDAVPKEELLKGVVGASGLFCLLSDRIDVGVLDAAGPQLKVISTLSVGFDHIDVNECKKRGIRIGYTPDVLTDATAELTVGLLLTTSRRLAEGVANVKNGGWGTWKPMWLTGPGLLNSTVGIVGLGRIGMGVAQRLKPFGVKRFLYSGNREKPEAASLPAEFVPFETLIRESGFVVVCCALTPSTKGLFNKQVFEKMSSNAIFINISRGAVVNQDDLYDALTTGQIRAAGLDVTTPEPLPTDSPLLKLSNCVVFPHIGSAAEETRIAMTVLASRNMLAGLIGEEMPEEVKL; encoded by the exons ATGGATACAGGAAAGAAACCCAAAGTCTATGTAACAAGGAGAATTCCTCAAGAAGGACTTGACCTACTGTCCAAAGA CTGTGAGGTGTCCATGTGGGACTCGGATGATGCGGTACCCAAGGAAGAGCTTTTGAAGGGGGTCGTCGGGGCCAGCGGGCTCTTTTGCCTCCTCTCCGATCGTATTGATGTGGGCGTGTTGGATGCGGCTGGACCACAGCTGAAAGTGATCAGTACTCTGTCGGTTGGCTTTGACCACATCGATGTCAATGAATGCAAGAAGAG AGGTATACGCATTGGCTACACTCCAGATGTCTTAACAGATGCTACAGCAGAGCTGACTGTTGGGCTCCTTTTAACTACATCAAGAAGACTTGCAGAAGGGGTGGCTAATGTCAAAAA TGGAGGTTGGGGTACTTGGAAACCGATGTGGCTGACTGGTCCTGGCTTGCTGAACAGCACTGTTGGCATAGTGGGGCTGGGACGGATCGGAATGGGTGTAGCACAGCGGCTCAAGCCCTTTGGGGTGAAAAGATTTCTCTACAGTGGAAACAGAGAAAAGCCGGAAGCAGCAAGTCTACCAGCAGAGTTTG TTCCGTTTGAGACCCTTATCAGGGAGTCTGGCTTTGTGGTGGTATGTTGTGCCCTGACACCAAGCACTAAGGGTCTTTTCAACAAGCAGGTGTTTGAAAAGATGAGCTCTAATGCCATCTTCATCAACATAAGCAG AGGAGCAGTGGTGAATCAAGATGACCTTTACGATGCCTTGACCACAGGTCAAATCCGAGCAGCTGGTCTGGACGTGACGACCCCTGAACCTCTCCCAACAGACAGCCCTCTGCTGAAGCTTAGTAACTGTG TTGTGTTTCCTCACATTGGGAGTGCAGCGGAAGAGACAAGGATAGCCATGACGGTCCTAGCGTCCAGAAACATGCTGGCCGGACTCATCGGGGAGGAGATGCCCGAAGAGGTCAAACTCTGA
- the LOC140228346 gene encoding uncharacterized protein, translating to MSDVPNNNPCGQSGGRAILWMIPRSISTAFTKCMSGIPGCEVWMEPFGFCHFALQELEKLGITEQPMSYDGHEKEFKLAAEALEKYMEDIIFFPDRLPFATIKKKLEESASKYVFVKDESIAIPNDQRRQFIPKGYQHAFIIRHPLLVYKSMRKATFAQYQEVGMLKFNETDESSFDFRPYAKEDGVDAVFQQHHDLWTYIRDHVNPSPLVIDSSALLTNPAPVLRQFCDAVGFPYSESLLQWSGSPEVAKSWKWAGDNIYKNGNFLGAAMYSTHFTPPAVVPAWEEVPDDVRELAEKAMPYYEDMLKHSLDQ from the exons ATGTCTGATGTACCGAATAACAACCCTTGCGGACAAAGTGGAGGTCGGGCGATTCTCTGGATGATACCCAGATCGATCTCGACGGCATTCACGAAATGTATGTCGGGGATTCCAGGCTGCGAGGTGTGGATGGAACCTTTCGGCTTCTGCCACTTTGCCTTGCAGGAACTAGAGAAGCTTGGGATTACAGAGCAACCAATGAGCTATGATGGCCACGAGAAGGAGTTCAAGTTAGCTGCCGAGGCACTCGagaaatacatggaagatatcATCTTCTTTCCAGACAGATTGCC GTTTGCAACAATCAAGAAAAAATTGGAGGAATCAGCCAGTAAATATGTTTTCGTCAAAGATGAAAGCATTGCCATACCAAACGATCAGAGACGACAATTCATTCCAAAAGGATACCAACACGCCTTCATCATCCGACATCCTCTGCTCGTGTACAAGTCTATGAGGAAGGCGACCTTCGCTCAGTACCAAGAAGTTGGCATGCTGAAGTTCAACGAAACTGATGAAAGTTCCTTCGATTTCCGTCCCTATGCCAAGGAGGATGGCGTCGATGCCGTCTTCCAGCAGCATCACGATCTCTGGACCTACATACGAGATCATGTCAACCCGTCACCGTTGGTCATCGATTCGTCTGCTCTTCTCACCAACCCCGCCCCGGTACTTCGACAGTTCTGTGATGCCGTGGGTTTCCCCTACTCAGAGTCGCTTCTACAATGGTCCGGGTCGCCTGAGGTAGCCAAATCGTGGAAATGGGCAGGTGATAACATCTATAAGAATGGAAATTTCTTGGGTGCGGCCATGTACAGCACCCATTTCACTCCACCAGCAGTGGTCCCGGCATGGGAGGAGGTACCAGACGATGTGCGGGAGCTCGCTGAGAAAGCGATGCCCTACTACGAGGACATGCTTAAACATTCGCTTGATCAATAG